Proteins encoded together in one uncultured Sphaerochaeta sp. window:
- a CDS encoding DUF362 domain-containing protein codes for MTESQVFFTTFKTSYKENLLQKLKRLLKTAGIEQIDFKDKYVAIKIHFGEYGNIAFLRSNYAKVVVDLVKELGGKPFLTDCNTLYVGSRKNALDHLDTAYMNGFSPLQTGCHVIIGDGLKGTDETLVPVDGEYVKEAKIGHAIMDADILISLTHFKGHEMTGFGGTIKNIGMGSGSRAGKMEQHCDGKPQVNQDLCIGCGACIKICAHDAPVIHNKKAKIDHDTCVGCGRCLAVCPKDAIKASFSDSIAMLSKKMAEYSLAVCKDRPGFHISLINDVSPNCDCHSENDIPIIPNVGMLASFDPVALDVVCADLCNKMPVIDNSILSDNLQNCDHTEGDHFHMTHPDTDWKICTDHCEKIGLGSTKYELVQI; via the coding sequence ATGACTGAATCACAAGTATTCTTTACAACGTTTAAAACATCATACAAAGAAAACCTGTTGCAGAAACTCAAGCGGTTATTGAAGACTGCCGGAATAGAGCAAATTGATTTTAAAGACAAATACGTAGCTATCAAAATACACTTTGGAGAATACGGGAATATAGCTTTTCTTAGGTCAAACTATGCGAAGGTTGTTGTAGATCTTGTAAAGGAACTTGGTGGCAAACCTTTCCTGACTGATTGTAACACTCTCTATGTAGGCAGTCGTAAAAATGCCCTTGATCATCTTGATACCGCCTATATGAATGGTTTTTCCCCTCTACAGACAGGTTGTCATGTAATCATAGGTGATGGTTTGAAAGGAACCGATGAGACCCTTGTTCCTGTGGATGGGGAATATGTTAAAGAAGCAAAAATTGGTCATGCGATTATGGATGCTGACATATTGATTTCTCTTACGCATTTCAAGGGACATGAAATGACGGGTTTCGGAGGAACTATCAAGAATATTGGGATGGGCTCAGGCTCTCGTGCAGGAAAGATGGAGCAACATTGTGACGGAAAACCTCAGGTTAACCAGGATCTTTGTATTGGCTGCGGAGCCTGCATAAAAATCTGTGCCCATGATGCACCTGTAATACATAACAAGAAGGCCAAAATCGATCATGATACATGTGTGGGATGTGGTAGGTGTTTAGCTGTCTGTCCGAAGGATGCTATCAAGGCCAGTTTTAGTGATTCAATTGCAATGTTGAGTAAGAAAATGGCTGAATACAGTCTTGCCGTTTGTAAGGACCGACCTGGTTTCCATATCTCTCTGATCAATGATGTGTCTCCAAATTGTGATTGTCATTCAGAGAATGATATTCCCATCATTCCCAATGTGGGCATGTTGGCTTCTTTTGATCCTGTAGCGCTTGATGTCGTTTGTGCCGATCTTTGTAATAAAATGCCTGTCATTGATAATAGTATTCTATCTGATAATCTTCAGAATTGCGACCATACCGAAGGAGACCATTTCCATATGACGCATCCTGATACAGATTGGAAGATTTGCACTGATCATTGTGAAAAGATTGGCTTAGGCAGTACTAAGTATGAATTAGTGCAAATCTGA
- a CDS encoding JAB domain-containing protein, producing the protein MHTHPSGNLKPSPADKDVTRRLKQAGDILGIKVSVHLISTEEGYLSMLEESLF; encoded by the coding sequence TTGCACACCCACCCTAGTGGAAATCTAAAGCCAAGTCCTGCGGATAAGGATGTAACAAGAAGGTTAAAACAAGCAGGGGATATACTTGGGATCAAAGTATCGGTTCATCTTATTTCCACTGAAGAAGGATACCTATCGATGTTGGAGGAAAGCTTGTTTTAA